The sequence below is a genomic window from Armatimonadota bacterium.
CGTAAAGACAACGTTTTCAAGCGCAAAGAACTCATGACCATCTGGAAGAGGTTCGGGGTCGGTTACATCTAAAGCCGCAGTAAATCGACCTGTTTTCAATTCTTCCAACAGCGCCTCGTGGTCAATAATTGCCCCTCGCGCAGTATTAATCAGAACCGCTCCTTCCTTAATTGACTGCAAATGCTCACGGCGAATCATGTGGCGGGTTTCTTCCGTCAGCGGCGCATGGATTGAAATTACATCGCATTTTGCGAACAGTTCCTCTAGGGAAACCTTTTTTGCCCCGAGGTTCTCAGCTTCCTCGGCAGTAATGTAAGGGTCATAGATACAAAGCTCAACATCCCATGGCTGAATAAATCTGATTACTTTGCGTCCGATTAGGCTTGCACCAACGATGCCAACGTGCTTGCCATTCAGTTCTCGTGGCTCTGCAACTCCGTAGGGCCGCCAGGTTTTTTGTGTACGGATGGCAGAAGCTAAGTTGACTACATTTCTAAGCATTATTTCCATCATAGCTACTGTCATTGCAGCTACTGAAATAGCCATTGCTGGTTGTGATGTGCAAACAGTGATACCTCGTTTGAAGACCTCAGGTGTAATTATTCCCTTGATTGAACCGGCGGCGTGGACGATAACCCGCAGTTTATCCGCATTTGCGATAACGTTAGGACTAAATCGTGGCGAACCCCAGCTCGTAATGCAAGCATCGAATCCTGGTATAAGCAAAGAAAGCTCTTCTTCGGTGTAGTTTTGGTCATGTGGATTTGCGACAACCTCACCAAGAGCATTGAGTCTAGCTTCCGATTCTTGGCTGAAGAGTCGTGCTCTGAGTGTTGGTCCAGGAAGGATAAGTATCTTGTGCATAATGTGTCTCCATTTATTGGTTGTTATCCCCAGCTTACCTGGCGGTATCTTATAAGTCAAGAGCAAAGTTTGGTTGACACCGAAAGCCTTAAAGTAGTAGATTAGATAACCGTGGAATTGCACAAAATTAGCTTATTGTGCGTCTAATAAACGTGGATTTATTGTACAAGGCATGCCATAAAAAGGCAGGATTCCCTTCTCGCGAATGTGAAAGGTCTAGAGTTGATGGGTGGAGTGAAAGTTGGCTAAGAAGATTGCAATCAAAGCAGATAGGCATAGCTACTACAATGAGCCGGTTATTGTAGCAATAGATGGGATGGAAGACCCAAAAGATTTGGGTCTTTCTCTTGTCGAGATTGGAACGGGCCGGACAATTCCGGCCCAGGTCATGGCCAGGCATGAAGATTGCATCCATCTTTGTATAGTGGTTGACGCTTTACCAAGAGGAGAAAGCCGTGAATTTGAGATAGGCTGTTCTTCTGATACGACCGATGGTGTGAATCTTATTGATGATGGCAAAAAAGTCGAATTTTGGATAGGTGGGAAGCTGTTTACAGCCTATCACTACGCATCTGATCTCCCAAGGCCATTTATGTTTCCTTTAATAGGTCCAGGCGGTGTAAACGTGACCAGGCGCTTCCCAATGGAGAAGGATGTCCCTGGCGAGACTAGCGACCACAAACACCATAGGTCTTTGTGGGTTGCTTTTGGCGACCTAAATGGTGCGGATGGATGGTCTGAGGAGCCTGGTCATGCTGTAACCGTGCACAAAGAGTTTCTCGATAAAAGCAGTGGCACAGCTTTTGGACGGATAAAAACGTTGAATGATTGGCTCGATTCCTCTGGAAATAAGATAATGGAGGAGGAGCGTGAAGTTATCGTATACAATGTATCAGAACATGCCCGTTTGATAGACCTCCGCGTCGTATTTAAAGCAACCCAAGGTGACGTTCGGTTTGGTGATACCAAAGAAGGCGGCATAGTAGCGATTAGGGTCGCTACGAGTATGGATGGCAACAAGGGAGGCTTGATTACAAATTCATACGGCGGCGTTACTGAGATTGAAACTTGGGGCAAGCGCGCACATTGGTGTGATTACTCTGGACCGGTAGAAAGCCAAACCGTTGGAATTACTATATTTGATAATCCAGCCAACTTCCGATATCCTACATATTGGCATGTTCGAGATTATGGCCTTATGACTGCGAATCCATTTGCTTTATCGGCATATAAAAAAGACCCCAGCGTTGATGGGAGCTACATTTTAAAGGCTGGAGAGATATTTCCATTTGCTTATCGGATATATATTCATAGCGGCGATGTGATTGCCGGAAATGTAGCTGAGAAGTATCACGGATATATCAACCCGCCTGTTGTGGCGGTGGAATAGGGTGCAAAAATTTCCAACCAAGCTAATTCTGCAGGCATTATTTATATAGGTAATGATGTTGTCTACCGGATGCTCGACCTTGGGTCGGGTTTCCGAAGAGGAGTTATTGGTGACGCCAGGAACGCCATGGAGCTGGTGCTGGCGCACGTATGCGAATTTATTTTCCGCGTCGGCTCACCTGGTGAGAATGCCCCATCTGTTGAAATCAATCCCAATAATGCTGATTTTTTGGAAGTACGAGAATCCGAGGGCTCAGGTTTAGCCTTCTTTTTCAGACATCATAATCCCGAATTGGAAATAGAGCTTCGTGTGAGCGCAGGAATAGGTCCTCAGTTATCAAAGCAACTATTAATTAAAAATATCGAAGAAAAATCGCTCGTGCTTTTCGACGCGGTGCTCGATAGGTTCGAGGTACCTGAGGATGTAAACCTTTCTGGAGGCGGGCGTGGTTTGCCGGTAGTTATTGGAAACAGCGCATTCACCGCAATTGAGTTTCCGGAATCCGAAAACATTATCAAGGATTCGTTGGTCTCATTAGAATATTATCCGGCGTCGATAATTAAGCCAGGCGAAACTTTTAAGACCGAGCGTGCCATCTTCCGACTTTGCACTAGAGAAATTGAGGCTGAGGTTTTAAGCTATATCGAAGAGGTGAGAATTAATAAAAGCAAGCATTTTCGCTGCTGGTACTCTTCTCGTGGTGCCCATGAGTGCGAAGGGCCAAGTGAACATATCATAGCGGAACAACTAAGACATGTCTTAGACTTAAAAACAAATTGGCGTATACCATTTGAGTATTTTATTCTCGACTTTTCAGATTGTGATGTTGTGCCAGCCTTCTCTTCCGGAGACGAATGTTTTCCCGATGGTTTAGGCAGCACCCTAGAAAAAATAAAAAACGCTGGCCTTAAGCCGGGAATTAGTTTTGATTTTAA
It includes:
- a CDS encoding hydroxyacid dehydrogenase; translation: MHKILILPGPTLRARLFSQESEARLNALGEVVANPHDQNYTEEELSLLIPGFDACITSWGSPRFSPNVIANADKLRVIVHAAGSIKGIITPEVFKRGITVCTSQPAMAISVAAMTVAMMEIMLRNVVNLASAIRTQKTWRPYGVAEPRELNGKHVGIVGASLIGRKVIRFIQPWDVELCIYDPYITAEEAENLGAKKVSLEELFAKCDVISIHAPLTEETRHMIRREHLQSIKEGAVLINTARGAIIDHEALLEELKTGRFTAALDVTDPEPLPDGHEFFALENVVFTPHISGGTPEMVRRQGEAAVHNLEIFFSGGTPSRLVTEEMLPRIA
- a CDS encoding PmoA family protein, translated to MAKKIAIKADRHSYYNEPVIVAIDGMEDPKDLGLSLVEIGTGRTIPAQVMARHEDCIHLCIVVDALPRGESREFEIGCSSDTTDGVNLIDDGKKVEFWIGGKLFTAYHYASDLPRPFMFPLIGPGGVNVTRRFPMEKDVPGETSDHKHHRSLWVAFGDLNGADGWSEEPGHAVTVHKEFLDKSSGTAFGRIKTLNDWLDSSGNKIMEEEREVIVYNVSEHARLIDLRVVFKATQGDVRFGDTKEGGIVAIRVATSMDGNKGGLITNSYGGVTEIETWGKRAHWCDYSGPVESQTVGITIFDNPANFRYPTYWHVRDYGLMTANPFALSAYKKDPSVDGSYILKAGEIFPFAYRIYIHSGDVIAGNVAEKYHGYINPPVVAVE